A segment of the Nostoc sp. TCL26-01 genome:
AGCAGGTGAATATTGCTATGTGCTGAATTCTCGACAGATGGGGAAATCATCTTTGAGAATACAAACAATGTTCAAATTACAGGCGCAAGGAATTGCTTGTGCAGAAATTGAATTGAGTGGCATTGGTAGTCAACAAATTACAGCCCAGCAGTGGTATGGTGGGATTATTCAAGAATTAATTAGTGGATTTGCACTGCAAGTAAATCGGCGCAACTGGTTACGCGAACATAATGATTTATCTCCAGTGCAGTGTTTAAAGGAATTTATTGACACCGTTTTACTGACACAAATTCAACAAAATATTGTAATTTTTATTGATGAAATAGATAGTGTTCTGAGTTTAAACTTTTCCACAGATGAGTTTTTTGCGCTAATTCGGAATTGTTATACTAAACGAGCAACTAAATCAGCATATCAAAGACTGACTTTTGTGCTGTTGGGAGTAGCCACACCAGGAGATTTAATTCAAGATGAATTTGCTACACCTTTTAATATTGGTAGAGCAATTGAGTTAAAAGGGTTTCAAGTTCAGGAAAGTCAAGCCCTAATTCCAGGAATTGTAGATAAAGTTAATCATGCTGAAGCAGTATTAAAAGAAGTTATTTATTGGACTGGTGGACAACCATTCCTGACGCAAAAATTGTGTTGGTTAATAGCGCAAGCTGTAGAGGTACAAACACCAGCATCTGTCCGCAAATTAGTATGGGAAAAAATTATTTTAAATTGGGAGGCTCAAGACCAACCAGAACATCTGCGAACAATCCGCGATCGCATCCTCCGCAAAACTAGTTCTAGAGATAGTTTACTGCAAATATACCAGCAAATTTTGCAACGGGGCAAAATCCCGGCGAGAAATATTCCCGAACATCTAGAATTACGCTTGTCTGGCTTGGTAAGTCTCCAACAGGGTAACTTAGTTGTCAAAAATCCCATTTATCAAGCTGTTTTTGATCACAATTGGGTAAAACAAGCACTCCGGTTTGTTCTCTCTTCCCCGCCGCCTCTCTCACTCAAAACAGTGGTTTTAGCCAGTGTTTTCATCATGGGTTGTGTGTTGGGAATACGTACACTCGGTTTTTTGCAGGCTTGGGAGTTGCAAGCTTATGACCAATTAATCCAGTTAAAACCACCGGAAGCACAAGACAAAAGACTATTACTTGTCACCATAACCGCAGCAGATGTCCAATCTCAACCCATCAACGAACGTGGTGCAGCTTCCCTATCAGAACGCTCACTCAGCCAATTGTTAGCTAGATTAGCATCTTTCCAACCCCGTGCTATCGGCTTGGATATTTATCGAGAAACGCCTGTCAGCAAAACTAACCAAGACTTAGCCAAGAGGATGAAAAATAGCGATCGCTTTTTTGTCATCTGCAAATATGGTAAACCAGGAGTAGCACCACCACCAGAAGTAACAGGCGATCATCAGGGATTTAATAATGTTTTAATAGATACCGATGATGTGTTACGTCGTCAGTTGTTAGCGGTGAGTAATGCTAGTCCTTGTCAAAGTCAATATAGTTTTAGTTGGCAATTGGCTAAACGTTATTTAACTGATCAAGGTCTAAACAGCAGTGTAACTTCAGATAATTACCTCCAACTCGGTCAAAAAGTATTTAAAACCTTAGAAACCAACACATCTGCATACCAAAACATTAACGCCAGTGGTCATCAAATATTACTCAACTACCGGACTGCAACATCCATTGCCCAAACAGTCACTCTCCAAGAAGTACTCAGTCAGCAATTTAATCCCAATTTAGCTAAAAATCGCATCGTTCTCATTGGTACGACAGATCCTAGTTTTAATGATCACCGTTGGCGCACTCCCCAAGGTAGTTTATCTGGCTTAGAAATTCAGGCGCATATGGTTAGTCAAATCCTCAGTGCTGTCTTGAATAATCGCCCTTTAATCTGGTGGTTATCACAACCTGGGGAATTCCTATGGATAGGGGTTTGGTCATTAATCGGAGGTTTAGTCGTTTGGCGCTGGCGTTCATCGGTAGGCATTTGGTTGGGGATGGGAATGACAATTATGGTTTTATATGGTAGTTGTGCGATTATTTTGTTCCTTATGGGTGGTTGGTTACCTTTGGTTCCAGCAATTTTAGGTGTGATCCTTACTGGTGGTGGATTGGTAGTTTATCTAGCAATACGGTTCAGTTAAACCTACACCCCATCAGTCATCAGTTATCAGTTATCAGTTATCAGCCACCCCTAATGAAACCCAGATTTGTCCGCGTAAGTCATGATGCAAACAACCGTTAAACTTCGTTGCAAATTAAGAAGACACATGAAACAACATGATAAGTTTTGATGATGTGAAGCAATAGCATCAATCAAAGGATAAGGAGAACACAGTGGCAATGGAATCAAACTTATCAACGGGCGCAATTTTACCAAAAGAAGAATTTAGTGACTATGTTGCCCACCTACAGCTGCACATGACTCTGCAAGCTCGCAATCTGGTTCCACCGCTAAAGCAGACAATAGAAGATAGCAGGCAGCAACTACTGCATCAAACCCAAGCCAACTTTGAAAAGCTCGTTTCTCGGCAAGGGCTGTAATATTAAAAAAAATAATTCACAAAAAAGCCAATAAAATAGAAGCAGATATTGTTGGTTTAACCCCAAACGGTGTTACCATGATGTCTGCTTTTTTCATTTTTTAAATATTTAGTTACAAAAATCACTCCTTTGGAGCAAGAGCAAAACACTCAAAGCCGTTAAGATAATTGCAGCAGTTCTTCTGATTCCAACCAGTTAAGGCTAAATGGCAGCTCAAATCAAAATGACCTCATTACCTTCTCGCAATCTTGGCGTTGTCATCCGGCCAGTCCAACACCGGGATTTGGACGGAATTGAACGCATTTCTCAAGAATCATTCGCCGCCCTCACACCCAAGGGAGCTAGTGATGTTGCTAACCATATGCAATGGTTACATCGCTGGTACGGTTTACTCAAATTTTTGAGTTGGTTTCCCAACCCGCTACAGTATCGTTTCTGTGCTTACGTAGCTGAACAGGGGCGGATGCTCTTAGGAATGATTCAAATTTCGCCATTTAATCGGACACGCAGCACTTGGCGAGTCGAGAAGGTAATTTTGGATCGAGCTGCTGACAAGCAAGGCATTGGTTCACAACTGCTACGCCACTGTTTTGAAGGGATTTTAGAAGCTCGTACTTGGTTATTAGAAGTAAATATCAACGATATAGAAGCCCTAGCACTGTATCGACAAAATGGATTTCAGCGTTTAGCAGAAATTACCTACTGGGAAATTGAACCAGAACTACTGCAAGAATTAGCACAAGCAGAACCAGATTTACCCAATCTGCTACCAGTAAGTAATGCTGATGCTCAACTTTTGTATCAATTAGATACAGCATCCATGCCGCCATTGGTACGTCAAGTATTTGATCGCAATATCCGCGACTTCAAAACCAGTTTATTTGGCGCGTTGAGTGATGCGGTTAAACAATGGATGACGAAAGTTGAAGTAGTCAGTGGTTATGTATTTGAACCACAACGCAAAGCAGCAATTGGTTATTTTCAAGTACAACTCGATCGCAAAGGGGAAACTCCCCACGTTGCTACATTGACAGTCCACCCTGCTTACACTTGGTTATACCCAGAATTACTCTCTCAACTAGCACGCATCGCTCAAGACTTTCCTCAGCAAGGCTTACAATTAGCCTCCTCTGACTACCAACCAGAACGAGAAGAATATTTAGAGCGTATCGGTGCTAAACGCATCGAACATACACTAATTATGTCTCGCTCAGTCTGGCACAAACTGCGGGAGTCAAAATTTGTCTCCTTAGAAGGAATTCAATGGACTGATGTGCTGCAAGGTTTACAACCCGCCCGTAAACCCATACCAGGGGGAATGTCATGGGTACACACCAGACAGCCATCATCTGCTGATATTCCTGTACCCAGTCAATCAGATCCCATGACCTTTGGCGGTAAAAACAGCAAAGTAGAACCGTCTTCTCAACCTGATTTGAGTGATGGACAGCCAGAGAAGGGAGTGAGAGAGTGAGGGAGTGAGAGACAAGGGGACAAGGGGACAAGGGGAAAATAATTTTAACTGTTGACCAATGACCATTGACTAATGACTATTGACCATTGACTATTGACTAATGACTAATTACATCTCAGCTTTGGGTTTGGATTTGGGGCGCAAGCGGATTGGTGTAGCTGGTTGCGATCGCACTGGGTTGATTGCTACTGGGATCACGACAATTGAACGTACATCATTTGAACGAGACGTAGCACAAATCCGCACCATAGTCAATGAACGTCAAGTAGAAATTTTGGTGATTGGTTTACCCTATTCAATGGATGGTTCTATCGGCTTTCAAGCTCGCCATGTGCAAAAATTAGCGACAAGGCTGGCTAAAGCATTGGCAATACCTATGGAATATGTTGATGAGCGACTGACTTCTTTTCAAGCAGAGCAAATGCTGATAGCGGAAAATCGCTCGCCATCACGCCATAAGGGCTTAATTGATCGCAAAGCAGCTGCACTAATTTTGCAGCAGTGGCTGGATACTAGACGCTCTCAAGCTCACAGTTCAGTTGAGGCATTAGAGTATTGATACCTTT
Coding sequences within it:
- a CDS encoding GNAT family N-acetyltransferase, whose protein sequence is MAAQIKMTSLPSRNLGVVIRPVQHRDLDGIERISQESFAALTPKGASDVANHMQWLHRWYGLLKFLSWFPNPLQYRFCAYVAEQGRMLLGMIQISPFNRTRSTWRVEKVILDRAADKQGIGSQLLRHCFEGILEARTWLLEVNINDIEALALYRQNGFQRLAEITYWEIEPELLQELAQAEPDLPNLLPVSNADAQLLYQLDTASMPPLVRQVFDRNIRDFKTSLFGALSDAVKQWMTKVEVVSGYVFEPQRKAAIGYFQVQLDRKGETPHVATLTVHPAYTWLYPELLSQLARIAQDFPQQGLQLASSDYQPEREEYLERIGAKRIEHTLIMSRSVWHKLRESKFVSLEGIQWTDVLQGLQPARKPIPGGMSWVHTRQPSSADIPVPSQSDPMTFGGKNSKVEPSSQPDLSDGQPEKGVRE
- the ruvX gene encoding Holliday junction resolvase RuvX, yielding MTNYISALGLDLGRKRIGVAGCDRTGLIATGITTIERTSFERDVAQIRTIVNERQVEILVIGLPYSMDGSIGFQARHVQKLATRLAKALAIPMEYVDERLTSFQAEQMLIAENRSPSRHKGLIDRKAAALILQQWLDTRRSQAHSSVEALEY
- a CDS encoding CHASE2 domain-containing protein, producing MTNDYSQSHYKYQPGGSLPPNAPTYIVRAADGELYDALLAGEYCYVLNSRQMGKSSLRIQTMFKLQAQGIACAEIELSGIGSQQITAQQWYGGIIQELISGFALQVNRRNWLREHNDLSPVQCLKEFIDTVLLTQIQQNIVIFIDEIDSVLSLNFSTDEFFALIRNCYTKRATKSAYQRLTFVLLGVATPGDLIQDEFATPFNIGRAIELKGFQVQESQALIPGIVDKVNHAEAVLKEVIYWTGGQPFLTQKLCWLIAQAVEVQTPASVRKLVWEKIILNWEAQDQPEHLRTIRDRILRKTSSRDSLLQIYQQILQRGKIPARNIPEHLELRLSGLVSLQQGNLVVKNPIYQAVFDHNWVKQALRFVLSSPPPLSLKTVVLASVFIMGCVLGIRTLGFLQAWELQAYDQLIQLKPPEAQDKRLLLVTITAADVQSQPINERGAASLSERSLSQLLARLASFQPRAIGLDIYRETPVSKTNQDLAKRMKNSDRFFVICKYGKPGVAPPPEVTGDHQGFNNVLIDTDDVLRRQLLAVSNASPCQSQYSFSWQLAKRYLTDQGLNSSVTSDNYLQLGQKVFKTLETNTSAYQNINASGHQILLNYRTATSIAQTVTLQEVLSQQFNPNLAKNRIVLIGTTDPSFNDHRWRTPQGSLSGLEIQAHMVSQILSAVLNNRPLIWWLSQPGEFLWIGVWSLIGGLVVWRWRSSVGIWLGMGMTIMVLYGSCAIILFLMGGWLPLVPAILGVILTGGGLVVYLAIRFS